The Altererythrobacter sp. CAU 1644 genome has a window encoding:
- a CDS encoding response regulator transcription factor, with protein sequence MRILIVEDEPTLGNQLKSTLEQNGYAVDLSTDGEDGHFMGSTEDYDAVILDLGLPEIDGLTVLGMWRKEGRTFPVLVLTARDSWSDKVAGLDAGADDYLAKPFQTEELIARLRALIRRASGNTSAELTAGPVRLDTRSGRVTLQGEPVKLTAQEYKLLSYLMHHKGKVVSRTELIEHIYDQDFDRDSNTIEVFVTRIRKKLGAEVITTIRGLGYSLDDPADQPRA encoded by the coding sequence ATGCGCATCCTGATCGTCGAAGACGAACCCACACTGGGCAACCAGCTCAAATCGACGCTGGAACAGAATGGCTATGCAGTGGACCTCTCGACCGACGGCGAGGATGGTCATTTCATGGGATCGACCGAGGATTACGATGCCGTGATCCTCGACCTCGGCCTGCCAGAGATCGACGGGCTGACCGTGCTCGGCATGTGGCGCAAGGAGGGGCGGACCTTCCCTGTGCTGGTGCTGACCGCGCGCGATAGCTGGAGCGACAAGGTCGCCGGGCTTGATGCCGGGGCCGACGACTATCTGGCCAAGCCTTTCCAGACCGAAGAACTGATTGCTCGGCTCAGGGCGTTGATCCGCCGGGCATCGGGCAACACCTCGGCCGAACTCACTGCCGGACCGGTGCGGCTGGACACGCGCTCGGGCCGTGTGACCTTGCAGGGCGAGCCGGTTAAACTCACGGCACAGGAATACAAGCTGCTCAGCTACCTCATGCACCACAAGGGCAAGGTGGTAAGCCGGACCGAACTGATCGAGCATATCTACGACCAGGACTTCGACCGCGATTCCAACACGATCGAGGTCTTCGTCACGCGCATTCGCAAGAAGCTCGGCGCAGAAGTGATTACGACGATTCGTGGCCTCGGATACAGCCTCGACGACCCCGCCGACCAGCCGCGCGCCTGA
- a CDS encoding SIMPL domain-containing protein: protein MNRNILSIVALAAAPLAAVSANAAEVQIQAQNPVVELTVNEIVRSTPDVAQIGAGVTTRAATARQAVEQNAEAMDRLIARMKTLGIDRKDIQTSNFNLNPNYNYNRETGEQTFAGYNVNNNVNVKLRDLKRAGEVLDALVQAGANNIYGPNFMLEDDMEAKATARGNAFKRGRQMAEEYARMAGFSGVRLLEVSESFQSYGPMPVAENAVLVSGSKASADTPIEPGEVGTGVTITVKYEMQ from the coding sequence ATGAACCGCAATATCCTCTCGATTGTCGCATTGGCCGCCGCGCCGCTGGCAGCGGTATCCGCAAATGCAGCTGAAGTGCAGATTCAGGCGCAGAACCCGGTGGTCGAGTTGACAGTGAACGAGATCGTTCGCTCGACCCCCGATGTCGCGCAAATTGGCGCAGGGGTAACCACCCGGGCGGCAACGGCGCGTCAGGCGGTTGAGCAGAATGCCGAAGCGATGGATCGGTTGATCGCGCGGATGAAAACGCTCGGGATCGATCGCAAGGACATCCAGACGAGCAACTTCAACCTCAACCCGAACTACAATTACAACCGGGAAACCGGTGAGCAGACCTTCGCGGGTTACAACGTCAACAACAACGTCAACGTGAAGCTGCGCGACCTCAAGCGCGCGGGCGAGGTGCTCGATGCGCTCGTCCAGGCCGGGGCCAACAATATCTACGGTCCGAATTTCATGCTGGAAGACGACATGGAAGCGAAGGCGACTGCACGCGGCAATGCGTTCAAGCGCGGTCGCCAGATGGCCGAAGAATACGCCCGGATGGCCGGTTTTTCCGGCGTGCGTCTGCTCGAAGTTTCGGAAAGTTTCCAATCCTATGGCCCAATGCCGGTAGCCGAAAATGCCGTGCTGGTGTCCGGTTCGAAAGCCAGTGCCGACACGCCTATCGAACCCGGCGAAGTCGGCACCGGTGTCACGATCACGGTCAAATACGAGATGCAGTAA
- a CDS encoding amidohydrolase family protein, whose product MKISRLLGVALALACAPATNAHAQELLAPAPERTAGEGEGPYPTLLITGVTVIDGTGTPPAGPIDILVKNNKIDSYYPGAAPADVRNSAARILDASGMYALPGFVDTHGHNGDPGKAPDATYGYRLWLAHGVTTVRGVSFQWGPGQPDVSDARRSEANSIVAPRLIPYAGFGDKWDGGAVDSPAKAHEWVRWAKAQGYWGIKFFNGYGADVFAAAFDEAEKLKMGTVAHLAQTGVAEVNARKAVELGLDGITHFYGHSESLLKDHAISQYPDDYNYFDEQSRFGWVARLADQVVEPDSEEWDEYIDFLIENEVTLSPTFNIYSASRDVSAARNRDWHARYTLPSLMDFYAPSATNHGSYYKDWTTEDEVAWRKFYRYWFDLTKEFHRRGGRVTAGSDPGFIYQTWGFAYIGELEMLREAGLSPLEVIRAATINGAREIYDPLGQEPPFGSLAPGKLADIVIVPENPLANLKVLYGTGHTRLNRQTGVIEQVGGVRWTIKDGIIYDAPKLLESVAQMVEAQKAKR is encoded by the coding sequence TTGAAGATTTCCAGACTGCTTGGAGTTGCGCTTGCATTGGCATGTGCCCCGGCCACCAACGCCCATGCGCAAGAGCTGCTCGCCCCCGCTCCCGAGCGAACTGCCGGCGAAGGTGAGGGCCCCTACCCGACCCTGTTGATTACCGGGGTGACCGTGATCGACGGCACTGGCACGCCTCCCGCCGGACCGATCGACATCCTGGTCAAGAACAACAAGATCGATTCCTATTACCCCGGCGCTGCGCCCGCGGACGTGCGTAATTCCGCGGCGCGAATTCTCGACGCAAGCGGCATGTATGCTCTGCCGGGTTTCGTCGACACCCACGGTCACAATGGCGATCCGGGCAAGGCCCCTGACGCCACCTATGGCTATCGCCTGTGGCTCGCGCATGGGGTAACGACCGTGCGCGGGGTCTCGTTCCAGTGGGGCCCCGGCCAGCCTGATGTGTCCGACGCGAGACGCAGCGAGGCCAATTCCATCGTCGCACCGCGTCTCATCCCTTACGCCGGTTTCGGTGACAAATGGGACGGGGGAGCGGTCGATTCACCGGCCAAAGCGCACGAGTGGGTGCGCTGGGCCAAGGCCCAAGGCTATTGGGGGATCAAGTTCTTCAACGGCTATGGCGCGGATGTGTTCGCAGCCGCCTTCGACGAGGCGGAGAAACTCAAGATGGGGACGGTCGCTCACCTGGCGCAGACCGGCGTCGCTGAGGTGAATGCCCGCAAAGCCGTGGAACTCGGCCTTGACGGGATCACCCATTTCTACGGCCATTCCGAAAGCTTGCTCAAGGATCACGCGATCTCGCAATATCCGGACGATTACAATTACTTCGACGAGCAATCGCGTTTCGGCTGGGTCGCGCGCCTCGCCGACCAGGTGGTCGAGCCGGACAGCGAGGAGTGGGACGAGTACATCGACTTCCTCATCGAGAACGAGGTCACGCTCAGCCCGACCTTCAATATCTACTCCGCCAGCCGCGATGTCAGCGCCGCGCGCAATCGCGACTGGCACGCCAGGTACACCCTACCCTCGCTAATGGATTTTTACGCGCCCAGCGCCACCAACCACGGCAGCTATTACAAGGATTGGACCACCGAGGACGAGGTCGCCTGGCGGAAATTCTATCGCTACTGGTTCGACCTCACCAAGGAATTCCATCGCCGTGGCGGCCGCGTCACCGCCGGCTCGGATCCGGGCTTCATCTACCAGACCTGGGGCTTCGCCTATATCGGCGAACTGGAGATGCTCCGCGAAGCAGGACTCAGCCCGCTCGAGGTGATCCGCGCTGCCACCATCAACGGCGCGCGCGAGATCTACGATCCACTAGGACAGGAGCCGCCTTTCGGCAGCCTCGCACCCGGCAAGCTTGCCGATATCGTGATCGTGCCGGAGAACCCGCTCGCCAACCTCAAGGTGCTGTATGGCACCGGCCATACTCGACTGAACCGCCAGACCGGCGTGATCGAGCAGGTTGGCGGCGTGCGATGGACTATCAAGGATGGGATAATCTACGATGCCCCCAAACTGCTCGAAAGCGTGGCGCAGATGGTTGAGGCGCAGAAAGCCAAGCGATAG
- a CDS encoding ABC-F family ATP-binding cassette domain-containing protein translates to MAQPPILSWEGLGLQQGGRWLLGGPDRENIDLHIGPRDRLALIGRNGVGKTTLLRLIDDRIEADQGQRKVKPGTRIVFLEQEPDFTGLGTLMDFALAGKHAPERHEVESIAAQLGIDMSRPAETASGGERRRAAIARALAMEPDLLLLDEPTNHLDLGAIDWLEDWLTRYKGAFITISHDRTFLKRLTKATLWLDRGIIRRKEVGFGGYEAWEEQVYAEEARAAEKLDAKLKIEAHWLERGVTARRKRNQGRLEKLWEMRAARAAMISTTGNAKLKLVNDDQFKSKSVIVADKVARSFGDRAVIKDFSLRIQRGDRIGIVGANGAGKTTLLKLITGEMQPDSGTVEISKKLTGVMIDQQRSLMEPERTVRQVLAEGGDWIDVRGIRKHVQGYLKEFLFDPKIVDSKVGALSGGERSRLLLAREFARTANLLVLDEPTNDLDLETLDLLQEVIADFDGTVLIVSHDRDFLDRTVTITLGLDGSGRVDIVAGGYEDWEAKRRQPVQVKAKPSPSKPETPSQPPPPKSDKLSYKDQRDYELLPARIEELEAAIVKGEAILSDPNLYAADPQKFATISKGIENARAERDAAEERWLAIAERVEG, encoded by the coding sequence ATGGCACAACCCCCGATCCTTTCCTGGGAAGGCCTCGGCCTTCAGCAGGGCGGCCGCTGGCTGCTCGGCGGGCCCGATCGCGAGAATATCGATCTCCACATCGGCCCCCGCGACCGGCTGGCGCTGATCGGCCGCAACGGCGTCGGCAAGACCACCTTGCTGCGCCTCATCGATGATCGGATCGAGGCGGACCAGGGCCAACGAAAGGTCAAGCCCGGAACACGGATCGTCTTTCTCGAGCAGGAACCCGACTTCACCGGCCTTGGCACGCTGATGGACTTCGCGCTGGCAGGAAAGCATGCGCCCGAACGCCACGAGGTGGAGAGCATTGCCGCACAGCTCGGCATCGACATGTCGCGTCCGGCGGAAACCGCTAGCGGCGGCGAGCGGCGGCGCGCCGCAATTGCCCGTGCGCTGGCGATGGAGCCCGACCTGCTGCTGCTCGACGAGCCGACCAACCACCTCGACCTTGGTGCGATCGACTGGCTCGAAGATTGGCTCACCCGCTACAAGGGTGCCTTCATCACGATCAGCCACGACCGGACCTTCCTCAAGCGGCTGACCAAGGCGACGCTGTGGCTCGATCGCGGCATCATCCGGCGCAAGGAGGTCGGCTTCGGCGGCTACGAGGCGTGGGAAGAGCAGGTCTATGCCGAGGAGGCGCGCGCCGCGGAAAAGCTCGATGCCAAGCTCAAGATCGAGGCGCATTGGCTCGAACGCGGCGTGACCGCGCGCCGCAAGCGTAACCAGGGTCGGCTCGAAAAACTGTGGGAGATGCGCGCCGCCCGCGCGGCGATGATCAGCACCACCGGCAATGCCAAGCTGAAGCTGGTCAACGACGACCAGTTCAAGTCGAAGTCGGTAATCGTCGCCGATAAGGTGGCCAGATCCTTTGGCGATCGCGCAGTGATCAAGGATTTCAGTCTGCGGATCCAGCGCGGCGACCGCATCGGGATCGTGGGCGCCAATGGCGCAGGCAAGACGACGCTACTGAAACTGATCACCGGCGAGATGCAGCCTGACAGCGGCACGGTCGAGATCTCTAAAAAACTCACAGGCGTGATGATCGACCAGCAACGCAGCCTGATGGAACCCGAACGCACCGTGCGCCAGGTGCTGGCCGAGGGCGGCGACTGGATCGACGTGCGCGGCATTCGCAAGCACGTGCAGGGCTATCTCAAGGAGTTCCTGTTCGATCCCAAGATCGTCGACAGCAAGGTCGGCGCGCTTTCGGGCGGCGAGCGTTCGCGCCTGCTGCTCGCGCGCGAATTCGCCCGGACGGCGAACCTGCTGGTGCTCGACGAACCGACCAACGATCTCGATCTCGAGACGCTCGACTTGCTACAGGAAGTGATCGCCGATTTCGACGGGACTGTGCTGATCGTCAGCCACGACCGCGACTTTCTCGACCGGACGGTCACAATCACGCTCGGGCTCGATGGATCGGGCCGCGTCGACATCGTTGCCGGCGGTTATGAGGACTGGGAAGCCAAGCGCCGTCAGCCGGTGCAGGTGAAGGCCAAGCCATCTCCCTCCAAGCCAGAGACACCTTCTCAGCCCCCGCCCCCCAAATCGGACAAGCTCTCGTACAAGGACCAGCGGGACTACGAACTGCTGCCTGCGCGCATCGAGGAACTGGAGGCGGCGATCGTGAAGGGCGAGGCGATCCTGTCCGACCCCAATCTCTACGCCGCCGACCCGCAGAAGTTCGCGACTATCAGCAAGGGCATCGAGAATGCCCGTGCGGAGAGGGACGCGGCTGAAGAACGCTGGCTTGCCATCGCCGAACGGGTGGAAGGTTGA
- a CDS encoding uracil-DNA glycosylase family protein gives MSEPGIEALRREIADCRICEAHLPHGCRPVTQFSASARVLIIGQAPGTKVHASGVPWDDASGDRLCEWTGLTREQLHDPAKVAIVPMGFCYPGKASGGDKPPRKECAPQWHERVLEVLPPDRLTLLVGTYAQAHYLPDTAKLSLTERVRHWRDYLPFVPTPHPSWRSAIWMKQNPWFEAEVLPVLRSRIAAAIS, from the coding sequence TTGAGCGAACCCGGCATCGAGGCGCTGCGGCGCGAGATTGCCGACTGCCGGATCTGCGAAGCGCATCTGCCGCACGGCTGCCGTCCGGTGACGCAGTTCTCCGCCAGTGCGCGGGTGCTGATCATCGGCCAGGCGCCCGGCACCAAAGTCCATGCCAGCGGCGTGCCGTGGGATGATGCCAGCGGCGACCGGTTGTGCGAGTGGACTGGGCTGACGCGCGAGCAACTCCACGATCCGGCCAAGGTCGCGATCGTCCCGATGGGGTTCTGCTATCCCGGCAAGGCCTCGGGCGGCGACAAGCCTCCGCGCAAGGAATGCGCGCCGCAGTGGCACGAGCGCGTCCTCGAAGTGCTGCCGCCGGATCGCCTCACCCTGCTGGTCGGTACCTATGCCCAGGCGCACTACCTGCCCGACACCGCGAAACTCTCGCTGACCGAACGGGTGCGGCATTGGCGCGATTACCTGCCCTTCGTCCCGACCCCCCATCCATCGTGGCGTTCGGCGATCTGGATGAAGCAGAACCCCTGGTTCGAGGCAGAGGTGCTGCCTGTCTTGCGTTCGAGGATCGCTGCCGCGATCAGCTAG
- a CDS encoding DUF885 domain-containing protein encodes MDRRQFLASSGTTALAFSLNPALAFAQGTADERLRQVLEDIFAGDIELSPMLATTLGLDKGPNSGARSRLDRFTLGHGEQASQHSRQMLAELDAVPSGDLSEIWQVRQEIVRHMLDQRLLPDKFGINDLGSPYRISQQDGAYFSIPDFLDSTHPVETAEDAEAYLARLALFPAALDEQSEAQRADAARGYLAPGWALDLAMGQIESLFKPAAAETGLVGSLVRRAKEKGLDGEWERRASEIVENSVFPALRRQHEMLAELRPTTAAGDGVWRVPQGEEIYREALRHFTTTEMSAEEIHQTGLEQVAEISAELDTLLSGAGLTRGTVGERLLELNKRPEQLYPNTDEGRAELIASLNDGMAALTGTLPQAFNFIPDMPLDIRRVPPEIQDGASNGYYSLPTLDGSRPAIYWINLKDTADWPKYSLPALTYHEGNPGHHLHLVRMLQDDSLPLLLKNYWLSSYGEGWALYAEMVADELGGYSGLERAGALQSWLFRAARLVVDTGLNAKRWSVEQATQYFVDTVAFARARSQREIERYCCSPGQACSYKIGQNEWVRLRAKAESELGSRFSLGDFHEILQEGVMPLALLERRVDAWIGKVKAAS; translated from the coding sequence GTGGATCGTAGGCAATTTCTTGCAAGCAGCGGTACGACCGCGCTGGCGTTTTCGCTCAATCCGGCGCTGGCGTTTGCGCAGGGCACGGCGGACGAGCGGCTGCGCCAGGTGCTGGAGGATATCTTCGCCGGCGACATCGAGCTGAGCCCGATGCTGGCGACCACATTGGGGCTGGACAAGGGGCCGAACTCCGGTGCTCGCTCGCGGCTCGATCGCTTTACGCTCGGTCACGGAGAGCAGGCGTCGCAGCACTCGCGCCAGATGCTCGCGGAACTCGATGCCGTGCCGTCGGGCGATCTCAGCGAGATCTGGCAGGTGCGGCAGGAGATCGTCCGGCACATGCTCGATCAGCGGCTGCTGCCGGACAAGTTCGGGATCAACGACCTCGGCTCCCCTTATCGGATCAGCCAGCAGGACGGTGCCTATTTCTCGATTCCCGACTTCCTCGATTCGACCCACCCGGTCGAGACCGCCGAAGACGCGGAGGCTTATCTGGCGCGGCTGGCGCTGTTTCCCGCTGCGCTCGACGAGCAGAGCGAGGCGCAGCGCGCGGATGCGGCGCGGGGCTATCTCGCCCCCGGCTGGGCGCTAGACCTCGCGATGGGGCAGATCGAGTCTCTGTTCAAGCCGGCGGCTGCGGAAACGGGCCTGGTCGGCTCGCTCGTGCGCCGCGCGAAGGAGAAGGGCCTCGACGGCGAATGGGAACGACGGGCGAGTGAGATCGTCGAGAATTCGGTTTTCCCGGCACTGCGACGCCAGCACGAGATGCTGGCCGAATTGCGCCCGACGACTGCCGCGGGTGACGGGGTATGGCGGGTTCCGCAGGGCGAGGAAATCTACCGTGAAGCGCTGCGGCATTTCACGACCACCGAGATGTCGGCCGAGGAGATCCACCAGACCGGGCTCGAACAGGTGGCGGAGATCAGCGCGGAGCTCGACACCCTGCTATCGGGCGCTGGGCTGACCAGGGGGACAGTCGGCGAGCGCCTGCTCGAACTCAACAAGCGGCCCGAGCAGCTCTATCCCAATACCGACGAAGGGCGCGCCGAACTGATCGCCTCGCTCAATGACGGCATGGCCGCGTTGACGGGCACGCTTCCGCAAGCCTTCAATTTCATCCCCGACATGCCGCTCGACATCCGGCGAGTGCCGCCCGAAATCCAGGACGGGGCATCCAACGGATACTACAGTCTCCCGACGCTCGACGGGTCGCGGCCTGCAATCTACTGGATCAACCTCAAGGACACGGCCGACTGGCCGAAATATTCGCTGCCCGCGCTGACCTATCACGAAGGCAATCCCGGCCATCACCTGCACCTGGTGCGCATGCTGCAGGATGATAGCCTGCCCTTGCTGCTCAAGAACTACTGGCTCTCTTCCTATGGCGAAGGCTGGGCGCTCTATGCCGAGATGGTGGCAGACGAGCTGGGCGGATATAGTGGTCTCGAACGGGCCGGTGCGCTGCAAAGCTGGCTGTTCCGCGCGGCGCGGCTGGTGGTCGACACCGGACTCAATGCCAAGCGCTGGAGCGTGGAGCAGGCGACGCAATATTTCGTCGACACGGTGGCCTTTGCCCGGGCGCGCTCCCAGCGCGAAATCGAACGATATTGCTGCTCACCGGGGCAGGCCTGCAGCTACAAGATCGGCCAGAACGAGTGGGTCCGCCTGCGGGCGAAGGCGGAGTCCGAACTCGGCAGCCGCTTCAGCCTGGGCGATTTCCACGAGATCTTGCAGGAGGGTGTGATGCCGCTGGCCCTGCTTGAGCGGCGGGTCGACGCATGGATCGGCAAGGTCAAGGCCGCTAGCTGA
- a CDS encoding DUF6456 domain-containing protein, with the protein MQRELIERELTEEGPRRRGSARGKRRTVTVNLAESPLSWLHARGHLDDRLFAAGERLRADYERAQLGASVTMRWDPVRVKTTGDTGLTGTERQIAAKARFDGALAEAGKGLEDILWRVVCAGEALPEAEKELGWPSRSGKLVLRLALDRVADFYRIG; encoded by the coding sequence ATGCAGCGCGAATTGATCGAACGCGAACTGACCGAAGAGGGACCCCGGCGTCGGGGTTCGGCCCGGGGCAAGCGGCGCACTGTGACGGTCAATCTCGCCGAGTCCCCGTTGAGTTGGCTACATGCACGCGGGCATCTGGATGATCGGCTGTTCGCCGCAGGCGAGCGATTGCGCGCCGATTACGAACGCGCGCAGTTGGGCGCCAGCGTCACCATGCGGTGGGATCCCGTCCGGGTGAAGACCACTGGCGATACTGGCCTGACAGGGACCGAGCGTCAGATCGCGGCCAAGGCCCGGTTCGACGGTGCGCTGGCGGAAGCGGGCAAGGGGCTCGAGGATATTCTGTGGCGCGTGGTGTGTGCTGGTGAAGCCTTGCCCGAGGCGGAAAAGGAGCTCGGCTGGCCATCGCGCAGCGGCAAGCTGGTGCTCAGGCTGGCGCTCGACCGCGTGGCGGATTTCTACCGCATCGGCTGA
- a CDS encoding helix-turn-helix domain-containing protein, whose translation MINRIRDIRKQKGMTLAELAEKCVPPTTAQTIGRLETGMRNLSIKWMDRIGAALEVDPELLVRSDESEQPMVVAALRTHGPEALTKQREALVPTELAGDGALLVLAVEESVGEFRPDDMIWLRQISPEDAPKAINRDVLIPRPGGRFYFGRLIDRQGDFIGVLPPGSGQKQQVVEGPPWIAVAEMLVRKL comes from the coding sequence GTGATCAACCGCATTCGCGATATCCGCAAGCAGAAGGGCATGACGCTCGCCGAACTGGCGGAGAAATGTGTCCCCCCCACCACCGCGCAAACAATCGGGCGGCTCGAGACCGGCATGCGCAACCTCTCGATCAAGTGGATGGACCGGATTGGGGCGGCCCTGGAGGTCGACCCCGAACTGCTCGTGCGCTCGGATGAAAGCGAACAGCCGATGGTGGTCGCGGCCCTGCGCACCCATGGTCCGGAAGCCCTGACCAAGCAGCGCGAGGCGCTCGTTCCCACGGAACTCGCCGGTGACGGTGCGCTGTTGGTGCTGGCGGTCGAGGAAAGTGTCGGCGAATTCAGGCCCGACGACATGATCTGGCTGCGCCAAATTTCGCCCGAGGACGCACCCAAGGCGATCAATCGCGATGTGCTGATCCCGCGGCCGGGCGGCCGGTTCTACTTCGGCCGTCTGATCGATCGCCAGGGAGATTTCATCGGCGTGTTGCCACCTGGCAGCGGCCAGAAACAGCAGGTCGTCGAAGGGCCGCCATGGATCGCGGTCGCGGAAATGCTGGTGCGCAAGCTTTGA
- a CDS encoding glycosyltransferase translates to MDRGRGNAGAQALKHVLSLATLFPNAEDPRFGPFVAKSLEALASRGDWKVTVVNPIGIPPVAFGKYRPLAALDPVSQERGMVVHRPRFMLIPRFGPRFNANAIARAVTPLIRQIHAETSIDLLDAEFFFPDGPAAAQIAEAIGLPLSIKARGSDITYWGTHEFAKEQMLAAAENASALLAVSQNLAGEMTALGMDASKITVHYTGLDRDRFRPLNHTGLRATLAGELSFEIPDGAPLLCSVGALVERKGHAFAIEALGQLADARLIIVGKGEDDAILRALASELGVAERVLLAGSVDHDLMPVILSASDVMVLPTRAEGLANAWVEALACGTPVVTCDVGGARELINSEIAGRLVPREVDAIVAAVRAILAHPPSPQAVAATVERFSWENHAAELAAHFERVSAAD, encoded by the coding sequence ATGGATCGCGGTCGCGGAAATGCTGGTGCGCAAGCTTTGAAGCACGTCCTGTCGCTTGCGACATTGTTTCCGAATGCGGAAGACCCGCGCTTCGGCCCCTTCGTGGCGAAATCGCTCGAAGCACTGGCTTCACGCGGCGACTGGAAGGTCACGGTGGTAAACCCGATTGGCATCCCGCCCGTCGCATTCGGGAAATACCGTCCGCTCGCGGCACTCGATCCGGTATCGCAGGAGCGCGGGATGGTGGTGCATCGACCGCGCTTTATGCTGATCCCGCGCTTTGGCCCGCGCTTCAACGCCAATGCGATCGCCCGGGCCGTGACACCGCTCATTCGGCAAATCCACGCAGAAACGTCGATCGACCTGCTCGACGCCGAGTTTTTCTTTCCCGATGGCCCGGCCGCGGCCCAGATTGCCGAAGCGATCGGCCTTCCGCTGTCGATCAAGGCACGCGGGTCCGATATCACCTATTGGGGCACGCACGAATTCGCGAAGGAGCAGATGCTGGCTGCCGCCGAAAACGCGTCTGCGCTGCTGGCCGTATCGCAGAACCTCGCGGGCGAAATGACCGCGCTTGGCATGGATGCGAGCAAGATCACGGTCCACTACACCGGGCTCGATCGCGATCGGTTCCGGCCGCTCAATCACACAGGGCTGCGGGCGACCCTGGCAGGCGAGCTCTCATTCGAGATTCCCGATGGCGCACCGCTGCTGTGCTCAGTCGGGGCGCTGGTCGAACGCAAGGGACATGCGTTTGCGATCGAAGCGCTCGGGCAATTGGCCGACGCCCGGCTGATCATCGTCGGCAAGGGCGAAGACGACGCCATTCTGCGGGCGCTGGCAAGCGAATTGGGCGTGGCAGAACGCGTACTCCTCGCCGGTTCGGTCGATCACGACCTGATGCCGGTGATCCTGTCAGCTTCGGACGTCATGGTCCTTCCGACGCGAGCAGAGGGCCTTGCCAACGCCTGGGTCGAAGCGCTGGCCTGCGGCACCCCGGTCGTAACTTGCGACGTCGGCGGCGCGCGCGAACTCATCAATTCGGAGATCGCCGGCAGGTTGGTCCCGCGCGAGGTCGACGCCATCGTCGCAGCGGTGCGCGCTATTCTCGCCCATCCACCCTCGCCGCAGGCGGTCGCCGCGACGGTCGAGCGGTTCAGCTGGGAGAATCACGCCGCCGAGCTAGCCGCACATTTCGAGCGGGTCTCGGCGGCGGATTGA
- the secF gene encoding protein translocase subunit SecF, with translation MKLLKLVPDDTNIKFLKWRIPFFVVSLLLIAASWALVLTKGINYGVDFAGGQEVRVTFEQRAEAPIAELREEIARLGYGEPVIQRFGEPNQVSIRVRLPAEAEDVPGAATEIGDRVIAQIQSEYPNVRRDGNDTVSGKVAGEFRNDAVLALLAAMLAVALYIWIRFEWQFGVGGLFALFHDVSLTLGMFALFQMEFSLQIIAAILAIIGYSLNDTIVVYDRIRENLKKYRKMPLPELLDLSVNETLARTVMTSLTLLVALVPLLLFGPASLFGLVAAITLGIFVGTYSSVYMAAPLLVWLGVTSNSFVPQETVADRQERLARGEN, from the coding sequence ATGAAATTGCTCAAGCTCGTCCCCGACGACACCAACATCAAGTTCCTGAAGTGGCGCATCCCGTTCTTCGTCGTCAGCCTGCTGCTGATCGCGGCGAGCTGGGCGCTCGTGCTGACCAAGGGGATCAATTACGGCGTCGATTTCGCCGGCGGCCAGGAAGTGCGTGTGACTTTCGAGCAGCGGGCCGAGGCCCCGATTGCCGAACTGCGCGAGGAAATCGCCAGGCTCGGTTATGGCGAGCCGGTCATCCAGCGCTTCGGTGAACCGAACCAGGTCTCGATCCGCGTTCGCCTGCCCGCCGAGGCAGAGGATGTGCCAGGTGCCGCGACCGAGATCGGCGACCGGGTGATCGCCCAGATCCAGTCCGAATACCCCAACGTTCGGCGCGACGGTAACGATACCGTTTCGGGCAAGGTGGCGGGCGAGTTCCGTAACGACGCGGTGCTGGCCCTGCTCGCCGCGATGCTGGCGGTGGCGCTCTACATCTGGATCCGGTTCGAATGGCAGTTCGGCGTGGGCGGCCTGTTCGCACTGTTCCACGACGTCTCGCTGACCCTGGGCATGTTCGCGCTGTTCCAGATGGAATTCAGCCTGCAGATCATCGCCGCGATCCTCGCGATCATCGGTTACTCGCTAAACGATACGATCGTCGTCTACGACCGTATCCGCGAGAACCTGAAGAAGTATCGCAAGATGCCGCTGCCCGAATTGCTCGACCTGTCGGTCAACGAGACCCTGGCGCGTACGGTGATGACCTCGCTGACGCTGCTGGTCGCGCTGGTTCCGCTGCTGCTGTTCGGCCCGGCGAGCCTGTTCGGCCTCGTCGCCGCGATCACGCTGGGTATCTTCGTCGGTACCTACAGCTCGGTCTACATGGCGGCGCCGCTGCTGGTGTGGCTGGGCGTGACTTCGAACAGCTTCGTTCCGCAAGAGACGGTCGCGGACCGCCAGGAACGCCTCGCCCGCGGCGAGAACTGA